In Seonamhaeicola sp. S2-3, the genomic window ACTTCTTTATACTTTTCTATAACGCTGTTTGGGTCTCTCATTAATAAATTAACAGATACACTGGTGTATTTACCGTTTTTAGACTCAACCGTATTAATAACAGCGCCCATATTATTAAATATAGCTTCTATTTTTGCTATTTTTTTAATATCTGATTTTACAATGAATTTATATAAATATTCTGCTGGCCAACTGGTAGTTTCGTAAAGCTGCCCTCTTAATTTATTATAAAATTCTTCTGATTTTTGTGATGCTTCCATAGCTATTTTATATGCTGCAAATATACACTTTCATGAATTTATTTTGTTGTTTTTTTAATGTTTCATGTAGGCTTGGGTTATAAAAATTAGCTTCTCCTTATATTTTGACGATAATTTAAATTACGTAGATTTAAATTCTATTTTTTTTATCAATTGTAAATTCCGATTTTTACAGATAAATTATAAGGCATTGAGAGCAAAAAAAGTTGTAATTACAGGAGGGCCTGGAACTGGAAAATCTACTATTATAAATGAACTTATTAAAAGAGGGTTTTATTGTTTTGAAGAAATATCAAGACAAGTTACCCGAGAGGCTCAAAAAGAGGGTATAGAGCAGCTTTTTTTAACAAACCCATTATTGTTTAGTGAACGCCTTTTACATGGCAGACACAAACAATTT contains:
- a CDS encoding DUF493 family protein, producing MEASQKSEEFYNKLRGQLYETTSWPAEYLYKFIVKSDIKKIAKIEAIFNNMGAVINTVESKNGKYTSVSVNLLMRDPNSVIEKYKEVAEKVEGVISL